A stretch of the Gemmatirosa kalamazoonensis genome encodes the following:
- a CDS encoding DUF4188 domain-containing protein, with protein MATIFPQRMTAEIDGDFVVFIIGMRVNKPWKVHKWLPVALAMPRMLKELAGRPEAGLLAVTQGVFFLVQYWRSFEHLEAYARSRDAAHWPAWTHFNQRIRVSSGDVGIWHETYLVRAGEYEAIYGAMPRVGLAQAGRHVPIAEARESARGRVETGRGARDLVPS; from the coding sequence GTGGCGACGATCTTTCCGCAGCGCATGACGGCCGAGATCGACGGCGACTTCGTGGTCTTCATCATCGGGATGCGCGTCAACAAGCCGTGGAAGGTCCACAAGTGGCTGCCGGTCGCGCTGGCGATGCCGCGCATGCTGAAGGAGCTCGCCGGCCGGCCCGAGGCCGGGCTGCTCGCCGTGACGCAGGGCGTGTTCTTCCTCGTGCAGTACTGGCGCTCGTTCGAGCATCTCGAGGCGTACGCGCGGAGCCGCGACGCGGCGCACTGGCCGGCGTGGACGCACTTCAACCAGCGGATCCGCGTGAGCAGCGGCGACGTCGGGATCTGGCACGAGACGTATCTCGTGCGCGCCGGCGAGTACGAGGCGATCTACGGCGCGATGCCGCGCGTCGGGCTCGCCCAGGCGGGGCGCCACGTGCCGATCGCCGAGGCGCGGGAATCGGCGCGCGGACGCGTGGAGACCGGGCGCGGGGCGCGCGATCTCGTCCCGAGCTGA
- a CDS encoding MBL fold metallo-hydrolase has product MRTLLLVAAAALVALQPPPSTMTTSYETVTLAPGVTAFLSPPGLGAWVTGNSLVVVGDSAALVVDPGHFPPLTRKMIADVRRLTNRPVRWVVDTHWHPDHWMGNAEYADAFPGVRFVSAPATRDSIRSRGPGFVKGHQDSTAVYKGYEAMLARDVSPFRPDRAIASGERYALGLAVADGRAAFPGWQTARVVAPDVTVADSLAIHLGGRDVQVRFLGRANTAGDVVVWIPDASLLATGDLVVAPIPYAYGSYIGEWIDVLGRLHAFGARTLVPGHGPVQRDLAYLDRVRDALVVLRDRAADAARRGLTPDSARATTAFDDLERRFEGDDPTLRGLLWVHFIAPGFPRAYEEARTAGR; this is encoded by the coding sequence ATGCGCACCCTCCTGCTCGTCGCCGCCGCGGCGCTCGTCGCCCTCCAGCCGCCGCCGTCGACCATGACGACGTCCTACGAGACCGTCACGCTCGCTCCCGGCGTCACCGCCTTCCTCTCGCCGCCGGGCCTCGGCGCGTGGGTCACGGGCAACTCGCTGGTCGTCGTCGGCGACAGCGCGGCGCTCGTCGTCGATCCCGGCCACTTCCCGCCGCTCACGCGGAAGATGATCGCCGACGTTAGGCGCCTGACGAACAGGCCCGTGCGGTGGGTCGTCGACACGCACTGGCATCCCGACCACTGGATGGGGAACGCCGAGTACGCGGACGCGTTTCCCGGGGTGCGTTTCGTGAGCGCGCCGGCGACGCGCGACTCCATCCGCTCGCGCGGCCCCGGGTTCGTGAAGGGACACCAGGACTCCACCGCCGTCTACAAGGGCTACGAGGCGATGCTCGCGCGCGACGTCAGCCCGTTCCGCCCCGACCGCGCGATCGCGAGCGGCGAGCGGTACGCGTTGGGCCTCGCCGTCGCCGACGGGCGCGCGGCGTTCCCCGGTTGGCAGACGGCGCGCGTCGTCGCGCCCGACGTGACCGTCGCCGACAGCCTCGCCATCCACCTCGGCGGACGCGACGTGCAGGTGCGGTTCCTCGGCCGCGCGAACACGGCGGGCGACGTCGTCGTCTGGATCCCCGACGCGAGCCTGCTCGCGACCGGCGATCTCGTCGTCGCGCCGATCCCGTACGCCTACGGCTCCTACATCGGCGAGTGGATCGACGTGCTCGGCCGGCTGCACGCGTTCGGCGCGCGCACGCTCGTCCCCGGACACGGACCCGTGCAGCGCGACCTCGCGTACCTCGACCGCGTACGCGACGCGCTCGTCGTGCTGCGCGATCGCGCGGCCGACGCGGCACGCCGGGGGCTCACGCCCGACTCCGCGCGCGCGACGACCGCGTTCGACGATCTGGAGCGCCGGTTCGAGGGCGACGACCCGACGCTGCGCGGGCTCCTCTGGGTGCACTTCATCGCGCCCGGGTTCCCGCGCGCGTACGAGGAGGCGCGGACGGCGGGCCGTTAG
- the pbpC gene encoding penicillin-binding protein 1C: protein MLRATRAADGTDASWVPYDRIDPDVITAFVAVEDRRFWEHHGIDARAVLRAAWRNVRARRVSSGASTITMQLARLLRPRGRSAAGKVAQALWALRLEAHVGKQRILEEYLNRVQLGQGTAGVGAASAAYFGASASELSLAQAALLAGIAHAPSRDNPHASPARARAARLLALRRLRRLGLTDSETVARARVEPLVVPPRVAPFLAPHFTTRVLAWSTADRRGAPIRTSLDLGLQMELEGEVRHTVDMLGDRGVRQAAAVVLDNASGEVLAWVGSPDFWSSDDGQTDMVMSPRQPGSALKPFLYGLAFDRGYTAATVLPDVPKAYPTATGPYAPRDYDRRFRGPVRAREALASSYNVPAVELASRLGAGALLQTLHLAGFASLGRDAEHYGLGLALGNGDVTLVELANGYRALANGGVWRPWTWRAGAAGEPRRVLSPLASALVLDILQDASARIPGFGVSTPFDFPFPVAVKTGTSRHFTDNWAVGATARFTVAVWAGNFSGQPMQGVSGVTGAGPLLHRAVMAASRRVSPGTLPSPESLGAERVAVCRLSGLRATDACARLDEWFAPGTAPTRADDWERGGVVVLPDEYAAWARNGAHPAGDGPTLPATRPGTRAVPATRAASLGISRFRILSPLDGDRYAIPVGVEARYATIGLRAAGPGAAHVTWTVDGVRHDGERWALVPGAHEIVAASARGDTARARVEVTP from the coding sequence GTGCTGCGCGCCACCCGCGCCGCCGACGGTACCGATGCGTCGTGGGTGCCGTACGACCGCATCGACCCCGACGTCATCACCGCGTTCGTCGCCGTGGAGGATCGCCGCTTCTGGGAGCACCACGGCATCGACGCGCGCGCCGTGCTGCGCGCCGCGTGGCGCAACGTGCGCGCGCGCCGCGTCTCCTCCGGCGCGTCGACGATCACCATGCAGCTCGCGCGGCTGCTGCGCCCGCGCGGCCGGAGCGCCGCGGGGAAGGTCGCGCAGGCGCTGTGGGCGCTCCGCCTCGAGGCACACGTCGGCAAGCAGCGCATCCTCGAGGAGTACCTGAACCGCGTGCAGCTCGGGCAGGGCACCGCCGGCGTCGGCGCGGCGAGCGCGGCGTACTTCGGCGCGTCGGCGTCGGAGCTGAGCCTCGCGCAGGCCGCGCTGCTCGCCGGCATCGCGCACGCGCCGTCGCGCGACAACCCGCACGCGTCGCCTGCGCGCGCCCGCGCGGCTCGTCTGCTCGCGCTGCGCCGCCTCCGTCGACTCGGCCTGACGGATTCGGAGACCGTCGCGCGGGCGCGCGTCGAGCCGCTCGTGGTGCCGCCGCGCGTCGCGCCGTTCCTCGCGCCGCACTTCACCACGCGCGTGCTCGCCTGGAGCACCGCCGACCGACGCGGTGCGCCGATCCGCACCTCGCTCGACCTCGGGCTGCAGATGGAGCTCGAGGGCGAGGTGCGGCACACCGTCGACATGCTCGGCGACCGCGGCGTACGACAGGCAGCGGCGGTGGTGCTCGACAACGCGAGCGGCGAGGTGCTCGCGTGGGTCGGCTCGCCCGACTTCTGGTCGAGCGACGACGGGCAGACCGACATGGTGATGTCGCCGCGCCAGCCCGGGTCGGCGCTGAAGCCGTTCCTGTACGGGCTCGCGTTCGACCGCGGCTACACCGCCGCGACGGTGCTGCCCGACGTGCCGAAGGCGTACCCCACCGCCACCGGTCCCTACGCGCCACGCGACTACGACCGCCGCTTCCGCGGCCCCGTGCGCGCACGCGAGGCGCTCGCCAGCTCGTACAACGTCCCCGCCGTCGAGCTCGCGTCGCGGCTCGGCGCCGGCGCGCTGCTGCAGACGCTGCACCTCGCGGGCTTCGCGTCGTTGGGCAGGGACGCCGAGCACTACGGGCTCGGGCTCGCGCTCGGCAACGGCGACGTGACGCTCGTGGAGCTGGCGAACGGCTATCGCGCGCTCGCGAACGGCGGCGTGTGGCGGCCGTGGACGTGGCGTGCGGGCGCCGCCGGCGAACCGCGGCGCGTGCTGTCGCCGCTCGCGAGCGCGCTCGTGCTCGACATCCTGCAGGACGCCTCCGCGCGCATCCCCGGCTTCGGCGTGAGCACGCCGTTCGACTTCCCGTTTCCCGTCGCGGTGAAGACGGGCACGAGCCGGCACTTCACCGACAACTGGGCCGTCGGCGCGACGGCGCGCTTCACGGTCGCCGTGTGGGCCGGCAACTTCAGCGGCCAGCCGATGCAGGGCGTGAGCGGCGTCACCGGCGCCGGCCCGCTGCTGCACCGCGCCGTCATGGCCGCGTCGCGCCGCGTGTCGCCCGGTACGCTGCCGTCGCCCGAATCGTTAGGCGCGGAGCGCGTCGCGGTGTGTCGGCTCTCCGGGCTCCGCGCGACCGACGCGTGCGCGCGCCTCGACGAGTGGTTCGCGCCCGGCACCGCGCCCACGCGCGCCGACGACTGGGAGCGGGGCGGCGTCGTGGTCCTCCCCGACGAGTACGCGGCGTGGGCGCGAAACGGCGCGCACCCCGCCGGCGACGGCCCGACGCTCCCCGCGACACGGCCCGGCACGCGCGCCGTCCCCGCCACGCGCGCCGCATCGTTAGGCATCTCGCGCTTCCGCATCCTCTCCCCGCTCGACGGCGACCGGTATGCGATCCCCGTGGGCGTCGAGGCGCGGTACGCGACGATCGGTCTGCGGGCCGCGGGTCCCGGCGCGGCGCATGTGACCTGGACGGTCGACGGCGTCAGGCACGACGGGGAGCGGTGGGCGCTCGTGCCCGGAGCGCACGAGATCGTGGCCGCGTCGGCGCGAGGCGATACGGCGAGGGCGAGGGTCGAGGTCACACCATGA